A single Columba livia isolate bColLiv1 breed racing homer chromosome 22, bColLiv1.pat.W.v2, whole genome shotgun sequence DNA region contains:
- the GPR37L1 gene encoding G-protein coupled receptor 37-like 1: MTSPLPLVLLLLMLLAPGAAEMQGRALESSTHHSHGADGGRTLPAISQDSAEMQVMKERLRRGTEEDSKSVQQYVPGVRVEFPRPLNSASLHPTKALLPSSTDPSEQQQGVPTDGEGAEPRANLTTVSDKRLQIHNPLYPVTENSYSAYAVMFLSLIVFAVGIIGNLAVMCIVWHNYYMKSAWNSILASLAFWDFLILFFCLPVVIFNEITKKRLLGDVSCRIVPFMEVSSLGVTTFSLCALGIDRFHAATSPQASARPIEQCQSIIAKLAVIWVGSMTLSVPEILLWQLAQDTSPVSGMVTEYCTMKPSSNLPESVYSLVLTYQNARMWWYFGCYFCLPILFTVSCQLVTRRISGTEKKTECRGTKHSQCESHLNCTIIGLTIIYGLCTTPENVCNIVVAYMSPEMSKQTLDLLNLINQFFLFFKCSVTPVLLLCLCRPLGQAFMDCCCCCCEGCSPDTASSEGSADSKLKTEMSSSIFFDKPRESPPPLLALGTPC; the protein is encoded by the exons ATGACTTCTCCTCTGCCACTTGTTCTCctgctgctgatgctgctggCACCGGGGGCTGCGGAGATGCAGGGCAGAGCTCTGGAAAGCAGCACCCACCACAGCCATGGTGCAGATGGAGGTAGGACTCTGCCCGCGATTTCCCAGGACAGTGCAGAGATGCAGGTGATGAAGGAGAGACTGCGCCGGGGCACCGAGGAGGACTCCAAGTCGGTGCAGCAGTACGTGCCGGGGGTGCGGGTGGAGTTCCCGCGGCCCCTCAACTCTGCCAGCCTGCACCCAACCAAGGccctgctgccatccagcaCGGACCCATCTGAGCAGCAACAAGGGGTCCCTACAGACGGGGAGGGGGCAGAGCCCCGAGCCAACCTCACCACTGTGTCTGACAAACGGTTGCAAATCCATAACCCCTTGTACCCGGTGACGGAGAACTCCTACAGCGCCTACGCCGTGATGTTCCTGTCCCTCATTGTCTTTGCAGTGGGCATCATTGGAAACCTCGCCGTGATGTGCATTGTGTGGCACAACTACTACATGAAGAGTGCCTGGAACTCCATCCTGGCCAGCCTGGCTTTCTGGGACTTCCTCATCCTCTTCTTCTGCCTGCCTGTGGTCATCTTCAATGAGATCACCAAGAAGAGGCTGCTGGGGGATGTGTCCTGTCGCATTGTGCCCTTCATGGAG GTGTCATCGCTGGGAGTCACCACCTTCAGCCTCTGCGCCCTGGGCATTGACAGGTTCCACGCGGCCACCAGCCCCCAGGCCAGTGCCCGGCCCATTGAGCAGTGCCAGTCCATCATCGCCAAGCTGGCCGTCATCTGGGTGGGCTCCATGACGCTGTCGGTGCCAGAGAtcctgctctggcagctggCGCAGGACACGTCACCCGTGTCCGGCATGGTGACGGAGTATTGCACCATGAAACCCTCGTCCAACCTGCCTGAGTCTGTCTACTCGCTGGTGCTCACCTACCAAAATGCCCGGATGTGGTGGTACTTCGGTTGCTACTTCTGCTTGCCCATCCTCTTCACCGTGAGCTGCCAGCTGGTGACCCGGAGGATCAGTGGCACTGAGAAGAAGACCGAGTGCCGAGGGACCAAGCACAGCCAGTGTGAGAGTCACTTGAACTGCACCATCATCGGGCTGACCATCATCTACGGGCTCTGCACCACCCCCGAGAACGTCTGCAACATCGTGGTGGCCTATATGTCTCCTGAGATGTCCAAGCAGACCTTGGACCTGCTCAACCTCATCAACCAGTTCTTCCTATTCTTCAAGTGCTCAGTGACACCCgtcctgctcctgtgcctctgcAGACCCCTGGGCCAGGCCTTCAtggactgctgctgctgctgctgcgagGGCTGCAGCCCCGACACGGCCTCCAGCGAGGGCAGCGCCGACAGCAAGCTCAAAACAGAGATGTCCTCCTCCATCTTCTTCGACAAGCCCCGGGAGTCCCCTCCACCCCTCCTGGCCCTCGGCACGCCTTGCTAA